The genomic region CGGCGACAGGCAGACCACCACGCTCAGCGGACGCGCCACCATGGTGAGCACCAGCCCGATGACGAGCGCGGGCACGATGTCGTCGCCCAGCTCGTGCGGGGTGACCAGCAGGCCGAGCAGGACGAACATGCCGATCTGGGCCATCCAGCCGAGCCCGTCGGCGAAGCCGCGCGTGGCCGGCCAGTGCGGCAGCCGCGCGTTGCCCATCACCATCGCGGCGAGGTACACCGCGAGGAATCCGCTGCCGTGGGCCAGCGCACCCGCCGCGTACGCCACCACGGCGATGGCCATGACGGCGATCGGATAGAGGCCGGAGGCCGGCAGCGCCACGTGCCGCAGCCCCCAGGAGCCGAGCCAGCCCACCGCGAGCCCGATGGCCGCGCCGATGGCCAGCTCCAGCAGGATCACGCCCAGCAGCACGTACCAGTGCTCGGCCGGGCCCGCCGTGGACAGCGAGACCACGAGGATGACCACCGGGGCGTCGTTGAAGCCGGACTCCGCCTCCAACGTGCCCGTCACGCGCGCGGGGAGGGGGATTTTCCGCAGCACGGAGAACACGGCCGCCGCGTCGGTCGAGGAGACGACCGCCCCGATGATGAGCGCCTGCCGCCACTCCAGCCCGATCAGGTAGTGCGCGGCCGACGCCGTGACCCCGACGCTCACCGCGACACCGGCCAGCGCCAGTGCGGTGGCGGCCGGCAGGGCCGGCTTGATCTCCTTCCACTTCGTGCCCAGACCGCCCTCGGCCAGGATCACGACCAGGGCCGCGTACCCGATGACCTGGGTCAGTTCGGCGTTGTCGAAGTGGATGTCGCCGATGCCGTCCTGGCCCATGGCGACGCCTATCCCCAGATACACGAGCAGGCTGGGGAGCCCGCTGCGCGAGGAGATCCGTACCGCTGCGACGGCGACGAGCAGGACGAGCGAGCAGACGAGCAGGAGCTGGTTGAGGTGGTGAACAGTCAGCGGCCGAATCCTTCCCTGGCCCGCACGCACACGCGCGTGGGCTCACGTACATCGCACATGAAGCTGTGGCGCATCGCGCCAACTACTTCGTTACCTTACCTAACTCTTGACGATTTCTTGACGCTTGAGAGGGCAAGATCGAACGCCAGTCCGTGCCGGTTCCCGACTCCGCGTCAAGGGGCGCAAGGCCCTGCGCCTATCGTTGCTCCAGCGCTCAGTTAAAAGCACAGCCGAACCTGCCGCTCGCGTTAGGACAGCAAGGACAGCGATGCCCCCCAACACCACCGCCTCCACGGGTCAGCAGCCCGGCAAGTCCGGCAGGAGAAAGGGGCGCAAAGCCCGTCTGATCGTGCTCGTCCTGGTGCTGGCACTGATCGGAGGCCTCGCCTTCGGGGCGTACTGGTCCATCAGCACCGTCCGGGCCTCCTTCCCGCAGACCAAGGGCTCCCTCACGCTCAAGGGCCTCTCGGGACCCGTCGAGGTCAAACGCGACAACTACGGCATTCCGCAGATCTACGCCTCCTCGGACGCGGACCTGTTCATGGCGCAGGGCTACGTCCAGGCGCAGGACCGGTTCTACGAGATGGACGTACGCCGTCACATGGCGGCCGGCCGGCTGTCGGAGATGTTCGGCAAGAGCCAGGTCGACAACGACGAGTTCCTGCGCACCCTCGGCTGGGAGCGGGTCGCCAAGGAGGAGTACGACACCAAGCTGTCGGCCGCCACGAAGAAGTACCTCCAGGCCTACGCCCAGGGGGTCAACGCCTACCTCCAGGGCAAGGACGGCAAGGACATCTCCCTGGAGTACGCGGCGCTGGGCTTCACCAACGACTACAAGCCGCAGAAGTGGACCCCGGTCGACTCGATCTCCTGGCTGAAGGCGATGGCCTGGGACCTGCGCAGCAACATGCAGGACGAGATCGACCGGGCCCTGCTGACCAGCCGCCTCGGCCCCAAGCAGATCGCCGAGCTGTACCCGCAGTACCCGTACAGCCGGAACAAGGCGATCGTCCAGGAGGGCCAGTACGACGAGCTGACGGGGGCGTTCGAACAGGGCGGCACGAGCGGCACCAGCGGCACCGGTACGGGCGGCACGAGCGGAACCGGCGGCACCGCCACCGGCACGGCGGGCACGGCTTCCGGCACCTCGGGCACGGCTTCCGGCACCTCGGGCACGGCTTCCGGCACCTCGGGCCTGGACAGCCAGCTCACCGGCCTCAGCGACGCCCTGAGCGACCTCCCGCCGGCCGTCGGCGTGAACGGTGACGGCATCGGCTCCAACTCCTGGGTCGTCAGCGGGGAGCACACCATCACCGGCAAGCCGCTGCTGGCCAACGACCCGCACCTGTCGCCCTCGCTGCCGTCCGTCTGGTACCAGATGGGCCTGCACTGCCGCAGCGTCTCCAGCGCGTGCCAGTACGACGTCAGCGGCTACACCTTCGCCGGCATGCCCGGCGTGATAATCGGTCACAACCAGGACATCGCCTGGGGCATGACCAACTCCGGCGTTGACGTCACGGACCTCTACCTGGAGAAGATCACCGGCGACGGCTACCTGTACGACGGCAAGGTCAAGCCCTTCGAGACGCGCGAGGAGACCATCAAGGTCGCCGGCGGCTCGCCCAAGACGATCGTCGTCCGCGAGACCAACAACGGGCCCCTGCTGTCCGACCGTGCCGAAGAGCTCGTGAAGGTCGGCAAGAAGGCCACCGTCGACACCGCCGCACCCGACAGAGGCGACGGCTACGGTGTCGCGCTGCGCTGGACCGCGCTCCAGCCGGGCACCACCATGGACGCCGTCTTCGCCATGGACCGGGCGAAGAACTGGACCGACTTCCGCAAGGCCGCCGCGCTGTTCGACGTGCCCTCGCAGAACCTGATCTACGCGGACACCGAGGACAACATCGGCTACACCCTGCCGGGCAGGATCCCCACGCGCTCCCAGGACGACGACGGCTCCGTCCCGGCGCCCGGCTGGGACCCCAAGTACCGCTGGACCGGCTACATCGAGCAGGACGCGCTGCCGTACGAGTACAACCCGCCGCGCGGCTACATCGTCACCGCCAACCAGGCCGTGATCGACCCGGACAAGTACCCCTACACGCTCACCGAGGACTGGAGCTACGGCACGCGCAGCCAGCGGATCACCGACCTCATCCAGTCGAAGATCAAGAACGGCGGCAAGATCTCCACGGACGACATGCGCCAGATGCAGCTGGACAACAGCAGCGAGATCGCCCGGCTGCTGGTGCCCACGCTGCTGAAGATCGACCCCGGCAGCAAGGACGTGCGCGAGGCGCAGAAGCTGCTGGAGGGCTGGGACTACACCCAGGACACCGACTCGGCGGCCGCGGCCTACTTCAACGCGGTCTGGCGCAACATCCTCAAGCTCGCCTTCGGCAACAAGCTGCCCAAGGAGCTGCGGGTCAAGGGCCAGTGCCTGTGGGTGGAGCCGGTCAACACCACCGGGCCCGCCGACGAGGCGGGGAAGGTGCGCGAGTGCGGTGAGCGCGACCCCGACCAGGCGCAGCCCGACGGCGGGGACCGCTGGTTCGAGGTGGTCCGCAAGCTGATGGACCAGCCGGACAGCGACTGGTGGAAGACGCCCAAGGCGGGCACCCGCCCCGCCGCCGACAACCGCGACCAGCTGTTCAAGCGCGCGATGATCGACGCCCGCTGGGAGCTGACCGCCAAGCTCGGCAAGGACATCGACACCTGGACCTGGGGCCGGCTGCACCGCCTGTTCCTGAAGAACCAGACCCTCGGCACCGAGGGCCCCGGTTTCGTCCAGTACGCCCTCAACCGCGGCCCCTGGGAGCTCAGCGGCGGCGAGGCCACCGTCAACGCGACCGGCTGGAACGCGGCCGGCGGCTACGGCGTGGTGTGGGTGCCGTCCATGCGGATGGTCGTGAACCTCGGCGACCTCGACAAGTCCCGCTGGATCAACCTCAGCGGCGCCTCCGGGCACGCCTACAGCGCCCACTACGTCGACCAGACGGACAAGTGGGCCGACGGAGAACTGCTCCCGTGGTCCTTCTCGGACCGGGCGGTCGAGGACGGCACGACCGACAAGCTGGTGCTCAAGCCGTGAGCCGCTGACACCGGAGACCGGGAACGGCCCGCCACGCGCGCGTGGCGGGCCGTTCCCGCGTCAGGCCTCCCGCCCGAACCGCCGCACCCCCGACGGCGTCACCACCGCGTGCACCGGCCGGTCGTGCGGCTCCTCGGGGACGTGCTCGACCACCTCGGAGTCGTACAACAGCACCACCAGCGCGGGCCGCGCGCCCGCCCGCTCCAGCCGCGCCAGCACCCGGTCGTACGAGCCTCCGCCGCGCCCCAGCCGCATCCCGCGCGTGTCGACCGCCAGCCCCGGCAGCAGCACGGCGTCGGCGGTGGTGACGGCGTCCGGCCCGAGGCGCTCGCCCGCGGGCTCGAAGAGGGCCATCCGGCCGCCGTGTTGGACACGCGCGAGCGAGCCCTCACCCTCGTAGACGCCCCAGTCGAGGTCGTTGTCCGGGAGCAGCACCGGCAGCAGGACGCGCACGCCCCGGGTGCGCAACGCGTCCAGGAGCGCGAGCGTCCCCGGTTCGCTCCCCACGGAGACGTACGCCGCCACCGTGCCGGCCCGCGCCAACTCGGGCAGCTCCAGCGCCCGCCCGGCCAGCGCGGCCGACGTCTCCCGCAGGTCATCCGCCGTCAACCTGTTCCTCATCGTGAGGAAGTCGCGCCGCAAAGTCCGCTTGTCAGGCTCACCCGGACGTCCGATGTGACTCAAAGGTTGCTCCCGTACCGTTGCAATACGCTCATATGAGCGCCTATGAACCGGAGCCGCAGATTCCATGCAAAGGCACCGGATAAGGTGGCGGGCATGACTCAGTCGCACCCTCGGATCAGCAAGGCTGTCATTCCAGCAGCAGGCCTCGGCACCCGGTTCCTGCCGGCCACCAAAGCCACTCCCAAGGAGATGCTGCCGGTCGTCGACAAGCCGGCGATCCAGTACGTGGTCGAGGAGGCCGTCGCCGCGGGTCTCGACGACGTCCTCATGGTGACGGGCCGCAACAAGCGCCCCCTCGAGGACCACTTCGACCGCAACTACGAGCTGGAGTCGGCGCTTCAGAAGAAGGGCGACGCCAGCCGTCTCGCCAAGGTGCAGGAGTCGAGCGACCTCGCGACGATGCACTACGTCCGCCAGGGCGACCCCAAGGGCCTCGGCCACGCCGTGCTGTGCGCCGCCCCGCACGTGGGGCACGAGCCCTTCGCCGTCCTCCTCGGCGACGACCTGATCGACCCCCGCGACCCCCTGCTCCAGCGCATGGTCGAGGTCCAGGAGCAGCGCGGCGGCAGCGTCATCGCGCTCATGGAGGTCGCCCCGGAGCAGATCCACCTCTACGGCTGCGCGGCAGTCGAGACCACCGAGGACAGCGACGTCGTCAAGGTCAGCGGCCTGGTCGAGAAGCCGGACCCGGCCGACGCCCCGTCCAACTACGCGATCATCGGCCGCTACGTCCTCGACCCGCACATCTTCGAGATACTGCGCAAGACCGAGCCGGGCCGCGGCGGCGAGATCCAGCTCACGGACGCCCTCCAGCAGCTCGCCGAAGACGAGAAGATCGGCGGCCCGGTGCACGGCGTCGTCTTCAAGGGCCGCCGCTATGACACCGGTGACCGCGGCGACTACCTGCGTGCCATTGTCCGACTCGCGTGCGAACGTGAAGACCTGGGCCCGGACTTCCGGACCTGGCTTCGCAGTTACGTAGCCGAGGAGATGTAGCACGTTGAGCAGCGCCGCGCCCCGCGTCACCGGCCAGGACCACTTCGGCCCCGACCACCTGTGGTCGGTGGAGGAGCACCTGGAGGACATCCTCGCCACCGTCCGCCCCCTGGAACCCATCGAGCTGCATCTGCTCGACGCCCAGGGCTGCGTCCTCGTCGAGGACGTCACGGTGCCGGTGTCCCTGCCGCCCTTCGACAACAGCTCGATGGACGGCTACGCGGTGCGGGTCGCGGACGTGGCGGGCGCGAGCGAGGAGTTCCCCGCGGCCCTGGAGGTCGTCGGGGACGTCGCCGCCGGCCAGGCCGAGCTGCTCCACGTGGGCCCCGGCCAGGCCGCCCGGATCATGACCGGCGCCCCGCTGCCGCCCGGCGCCGAGGCGGTCGTGCCCGTCGAGTGGACCGACGGCGGGCTCGGCGAGGGCCCGGTGCGCGGCATGCGCGCCCGCAGCCTCGGCCCCGAGGGCGCCACCGGGCACGTGCAGGTGTACCGTCCGGCCGAGGCGCGCGCGCACGTGCGCGCGAAAGGCAGTGACGTGAAGGCCGGCGACCGTGCCCTGGAGGCCGGCACGATCCTCGGCCCGCCCCAGATCGCCCTGCTCGCCGCGATCGGCCGCGGCACGGTCCGCGTCCGCCCGCGCCCGCGCGTGGTGGTGCTCTCCACCGGCAGCGAACTCGTCCAGCCCGACGAGGAGCTGCGCACCGGTCAGATCTACGACTCCAACAGCTTCGCCCTCACCGCCGCCGCCCGCGACGCCGGCGCCATCGCCTACCGCGTGGGCGCCGTCGCCGACGACGCCGAGACCCTGCGCTCCACCATCGAGGACCAGCTGGTCCGCGCCGACCTGGTGGTCACCACCGGCGGCGTGAGCGTCGGGGCGTACGACGTCGTCAAGGAGGCCCTGTCCCACGTCGCCGACGAGGACGAGGCGGGCAGCGGCATCGAGTTCCGCAAGCTCGCCATGCAGCCCGGCAAGCCCCAGGGCTTCGGCTCCATCGGCCCCGACCACACCCCCCTGTTGGCCCTGCCCGGCAACCCGGTGTCGTCGTACGTCTCCTTCGAACTGTTCGTCCGCCCCGCGATCCGCGCCCTGATGGGGCTGGAGGACGTCCACCGGCCGACGGCCCGGGCGACCCTGACCGCCGACAAGGCGCTGACCTCGCCGAAGGGCCGCCGCCAGTTCCTGCGCGGCACGTACGCCGACGGGCGGGTCACCCCGGTCGGCGGCGCCGGGTCCCACCTGATCGCGGCGCTCGCCCACGCCGACGCGCTGATCGTCGTCCCCGAGGACACCGAGTCCGTCGAGCCCGGCACCGAGGTCGAGGTGGTCCTGCTCGGCTGAGAGGCGCTGGTTGGGGGTACCGTGTCGCGCACAGCAGGCCCGGACCGGGAGCGCCACACAGCATGAGCATGCAGGACCCCCCTACGCAGGACCGCCTGACGCACATCGACGAGGCGGGTGCCGCCCGCATGGTCGACGTGTCCGAGAAGGACGTGACCGCCCGCACCGCCCGCGCCAGCGGACGCGTCCTCGTCTCGCCCCGTGTGATCGAACTGCTGCGCGGCGAGGGCGTCCCCAAGGGTGACGCCCTCGCGACCGCGCGGATCGCCGGGATCATGGGCGCCAAACGCACCCCGGATCTGATCCCGCTCTGTCACCCCTTGTCGGTGTCCGGTGTGAAACTGGACCTGTCGGTCGCGGACGACGCGGTGGAGATCCTGGCCACCGTGAAGACGACGGACCGCACGGGCGTCGAGATGGAGGCCCTCACCGCGGTCTCCGTCGCCGCGCTCACCGTGATCGACATGGTCAAGGCGGTCGACAAGGGAGCGGTCATCACGGACGTACGGGTGGAGGAGAAGACGGGCGGCAAGTCGGGCGACTGGAGCCGGGCATGACGTACCGCGCTCTCGTCGTGACCGCTTCCAACCGGGCCGCCGCCGGGATCTACGAGGACAAGGGCGGTCCGTTGATCGCCGACGGCCTGAAAGGCTTCGGCTTCGAGGTCGATGGCCCGCAGGTCGTCCCCGACGGCGACCCCGTGGAGGCGGCTCTGCGCGCCGGTGTCGAGACCGGCTACGACGTCATCGTCACCACCGGTGGCACGGGCATCTCGCCCACCGACCGCACCCCCGAGGCGACCCGCCGCGTGATCGACCACGAGGTGCCGGGCATCGCCGAGGCCATCCGGGCGTTCGGCCGGGAGAAGGTGCCGACGGCGGCGCTCTCCCGGGGCCTGGCCGGAGTGGCGGGCGGCACGCTGATCGTCAACCTGCCCGGCTCCAGCGGCGGCGTGAAGGACGGACTGGCCGTCCTGGAACCGCTGCTGGTCCACGCCGTCGAGCAGCTCCGCGGCGGTGACCACCCCAGACCCGGCAGTGGGGGTGCGAGCTGAACAGCCCATCCTGGCCCGTCGAGCTGGTGGACGGCGACATCGTCCTCAGGCCGATAAAGCTGCGCGACCAGCGGGCGTGGCGCGAGGTCAACCGGCGCAACCGCGACTGGCTGCGCCCCTGGGAGGCGACCATTCCGCCGCCCGCGCCCGGCGGGCCGATGGCGCACCGCCCCACCTTCCGCCAGATGGTCCGCCACCTCAGGTCGGAGGCGAACGCGGGCCGGATGCTGCCCTTCGTGATCGAGTACCAGGGGCGGCTGGTGGGGCAGTTGACCGTGGCCGGAATCACCTGGGGCTCGATGTGTTCGGGGCATGTCGGCTACTGGGTGGACGAAGGGGTGGCCGGCCGCGGGGTGATGCCGACGGCGGTGGCGCTCGTCGTGGACCACTGTTTCCGCACGGTCGGGCTGCACCGCATCGAGGTCTGCATTCGCCCCGAGAACGGGCCCAGCCGCCGGGTCGTGGAGAAACTCGGATTCCGTGAGGAGGGGCTCAGGCCGCGTTATCTCCACATCGACGGGGCCTGGCGCGACCACCTCGTCTTCGCGCTCACGGCGGAAGAGGTGCCGGACGGGTTGCTGAGGCGCTGGCACCGGGCACGATCGCAGAGTAATCCCGGAATCCGGCCGCACCCCGGAAATTGAATACATGTTCGAAATTGATCGACTGGTGACCGTCTCAGGGCATTGAATTCCCGGCCTGGACGGTCCACTGATCGCATCGGTCACAAAAAAAGTTCGAAATATCAGCCAGATCGTGCGACACACCGGCGCAATTGGCAGATGGCCTCATGCAAACCCCTCTACGGTGTGAGGCGTGAGCAGCAGCGGCCTCATCTACGCAGTCATCGTCGGGGCCTGGGCCGCCTACTTGGTGCCGATGTGGCTCCGTAGGCAGGACGAGCTGAACGAGGCCCGTCCGACGGAACGCTTCAGCACCGCCATCCGGCTTCTGTCCGGAAAGGCGGCCATGGAGCGCCGGTACGCCAAGGACCTGCGGGCGCGCTCCACCGACGAGGGGGAGCAGGGCGCCGACGACCTGGACGCCGTCACCGACTCGGTGGACGTCCGGGCCTTCGCCGTGTCCAAGACGCGTCCGCAGACCCAGGTACCCGTACCGTCGCCCGCCCCCGAGCAGCCGGCCCGTCAGGCCCCCGGACCCAGCCCGGCGAGCGCCGAACGCGGACGGGGCCATGTGCCCGCCGCCCGGCGCGGCCCGGCCCCTCGGACGAACAAGGCGAACCAGGCGAACCAGGCGGCCGCAGCGCGGGCCCGGCGCTCGAAGGTGCTCGCGCGCCGTCGGCGCACCACCACCATGCTGTTCCTCGCCTTCACCCTCGGCGCGATCGTCGCCGCGGTCGGGGGCCTCACGTTCCTGTGGGCGCCCGGCGTGCCCGCCGTCATGCTCAGCGTGTACATCGCGTATCTGCGCTCCCAGGAGCGCCGCCGCTTCGCCTACCAGATGGACCGCCGCCGGGCCGAGGTCGCGGCGCAGCGGCTGCGCGAGCGGCAGCGCCAGCCCCGCAGGGGCGCCGCCGACGAGGCTGCCGACGAACCGGAGGAAGGACCCGAGCCGGCGGCCGACCCCGGCCTGTCGGCCCTCGCGGCGGACCGGCGCGCACTCGTCGAGCAGACCGACCACGCCGAGTGGGTCGACCAGCAGCGCGAGCGGCAGCGGCGGCCGGGGCAGGGCGACAGCTGGGAGCCGGTGCCGGTGCCCCTGCCGACCTATGTGACCGCACCCGTCGCACCCCGGGCCACCAGCGACGTGGACCTCGGAGCCCCTGACACCTGGAGCTCCGCGCGGTCGAGCGCCGTCCCCCCGGAGCACGAGGACGCCACGGCCCCCGCCGACAGCGCGGGCCCCGCCGAGGCTGACGCCCGCGGGCAGGAGAGGGCGGACGGCGGCGGGCGCAGTGACGCCCGCCGTGCGGCCTCCGCGCGGCGGGCCCGGGAGCGCGGCCGCACGCCGCTGTTCGACCAGTACGAGGACGGGGACCGGCCCCGGGCCGCCAACGAGTAGCCCCGCGAAGCCGCAGGTGACCGCCCCTCGGCAACGGATTTCCAAGCAGGCGGATCGGGGTGCTAAAGTTTCACTCGTTGCAAGGGCCTGTGGCGCAGTCCGGTAGCGCACCTCGTTCGCATCGAGGGGGCCAGGGGTTCAAATCCCCTCAGGTCCACGCAGCTCAGAGCCCGGTCGGGAAACCGACCGGGCTCTGACGTGTGTTCAGCGCCACCGCTTGCCCAAGCTTGGTCCGGCCGTGGATCTTCTTGGCGATCTCACCCGGATACTGGGGTATCTGGTCGGTGCGCTTGCCGCGGAGGCGCTGTGACACATCTGGTTCCGGGCATCTTCGCAGCCGTCTTCGCGGGCGCGCTGAACCTGTTCTTCGTCCGGGCGGCGTGGCTGCACTGGACCGGCTCCGGCCGGGCGCCCGACCTGCACGTCGGGTACTCCTGGAACCCGTCGGTCGTTGAGGGGCATGAACGCGGCATCGTCCCGCTCGCCGCCTCGTTCGTCTGCATGACGATCGGCATCACCGCCACCGCCGCCTCGGACGGCGCGGGGATGGCCCTGGTTCAGGTCGGTGCGATCTTCGTCCTGGGCTCGCTGCCCTTGCTGGTGCTGCACGTCACGATCGCGTGGTTCAACTGGCCGAAGGTGCTGGTGCCGCCGCACCGGCGGGGCGAGACCGGCTCGGTGACCGAGTGGTGGCGGGACCGCAGGCGGCGCGCGCCGCATGACAAGGGTCACGGGCGGGGCGGCGGCTGAGCCCCCGTCAGTCGGCGGGCCGCAGTCGCTTCGCGAAGCAGCGGCTCGACTCGTAGTGCCGGTAGTAGCCGAACTTGGCGCACGGCTCGTAGCCGCTGGACGTGTACAGGGCTATGGCCTCCGGCTGCTTGAGGCCCGTCTCCAGGACCATGCGGATGCGGCCGGCCTCGCGGGCGTCCTCCTCCAGGGCGGCCAGGATGCGCCGGGCCAGGCCCCGGCCGCGCATCTGCTCGATCACGTACATGCGCTTGACCTCGGCGTCGCCGTCCAGGTTGCCCTCGTCGTTCGCGTCCTGAGCGCGCCAGCCGCCCGAGGCGACGGGCGTGCCGTCCTCGTCGTACGCGATCAGGTAGACGCCGTTCGGCGGGGCGAAGTCCGCGGCGGCCATGACCGTGGCGTCGCCGTCGTCGCCGTAGCGGACGGCGTACTCGGCCTGGACCTGGTCGTTCAGCTTCACGGCGTCGGGGTGGTCGAAGGAGACCCGGCGTATCTGCATGACGGCTACCGTATTCGATCCGGAACTGGACCTCGTCCAGTGTGCCGGTATCGTGCCGGGGTGCTCACTGTGACCTCTGTGAATGTGAATGGGCTGCGTGCCGCCGCGAAGAAGGGCTTCGTGGAGTGGCTCGCGCAGACCGACGCCGACGTCCTGTGCCTCCAGGAGGTGCGGGCCGAGCCGGAGCAGTTGCCGGAGCACGTCCGGCACCCCGAGGGCTGGCATGTGGTGCACGCGCCCGCCGCCGCGAAGGGACGGGCCGGGGTGTCCCTGTACAGCCGGCGTGAGCCCGACCGGGTCCAGGTCGGGTTCGGGTCCGCCGAGTTCGACGGCAGCGGGCGGTACGTGGAGGCGGATCTGCCGGGGGTCACCGTCGCCTCCCTGTATCTGCCCTCGGGTGAGGTCGGGACCGAGCGGCAGGACGAGAAGGAGCGCTTCATGGGTGAGTTCCTCGCCCATCTGAAGGGGCTCCGGGAGCGGGCCGCCGCCGAGGGGCGCGAGGTGCTGGTCTGCGGCGACTGGAACATCGCCCACCAGCAGGCCGACCTGAAGAACTGGCGCGGCAACACCAAGAACTCCGGGTTCCTGCCCGAGGAGCGGGAGTGGCTCGGGCGCGTGCTCGACCCGGCCGACGGCGGGTACGTCGACGTCGTACGCGCCCTGCATCCGGACACGGAGGGCCCGTACTCGTGGTGGTCGTACCGCGGGCGGGCCTTCGACAACGACACCGGCTGGCGGATCGACTACCACGTGGCCACCCCGGGGCTCGCCGGGCGAGCGGTCAAGGGGTTCGTGGAGCGGGCGGCCACACATGCGGAGCGGTGGTCCGACCACGCGCCGGTGACCGTGGTGTACGACCGCTAGGGGGTGTCCTGCGGTCCAGGGCCAGGGACAGTTCCGCCTCCACCACGCTGCGGGCCAGCGGGCGCAGGCGGGGCAGGTCGTCCTCGGAGGCGTGGCGCAGGACCAGGCCGGTGAAGAGTTCGGCCAGGGCGTCGGCGTGGGTGCGGACCTGCTTGGCCGCGCCGAGGACCTCCGCGAGGGGGATGCCCTCGCGGACCAGGGCCGAGGAGACCTCCAGGAGACGGCGGCTGACGTGGACGATCTCGTCGCCGTCGGTGCCGAGGTAGCCGAGTTCCATCGCGGCGGCGAGGTTCTCGGGGGTCGCCTCGCCCGCGAAGTGGTCGGCGAGCTCCTCGGGGGTGAGGTGGACCGGCTCCTCCTCGGTGGGGCCGCCGACGCCGAGCAGGTCGCCGACGTCCCGGCCGTGGTCGAAGGCCTCCGCCAGCTCCGCGATGCCGCTGAGGGTGTGGCCGCGTTCCAGCAGGGCCGTGATCGTGCGCAGCCGGTTCAGGTGGTGGTCGTCGTACCAGGCGATACGGCCTTCCCGGCGGGGTGGCGGGATCAGCTTGCGTTCGCGGTAGAAGCGCAGGGTGCGCACCGTGATCCCGGCCAGGCGGGCCAGCTCTTCCATGCGGTATTCACGCTTCTCGGCCACCTGGGCACCTTAAGGCGTACCGAGGGTAACTTTCCTCGACCGCCCCCTACCCATCAGTACGTCGCTGCCCTACTCTCCCATTGCGCCAGTGTTCACTGGCGTGGTTCTCGTGGTGTGTGGAGGTGTCGGCATGGGCGAACGCGAACACGAACGCGAGCATGTGCGGGTCGCGGTGGTCGGGTCCGGGTTCGGCGGGCTGGGGGCCGCCGTGCGGCTGCGCCGCGAGGGCGTCACCGACTTCGTCGTCCTGGAGCGGGCGAGCAGCGTCGGCGGGACCTGGCGGGACAACAGCTACCCGGGGTGCGCTTGTGACGTTCCGTCGCATCTGTACTCGTTCTCCTTCGCGCCCAACCCCGACTGGCCGCGCACCTTCTCGGGACAGGAGCACATCCGCGCCTACCTGGAGCACGTGACGGACACCTTCCGGCTGCGGCCGCACATCCGCTTCGACTCGGAGGTGAAGCGGATGACGTGGAACGCCGAGCGGCTGTGCTGGGACATCGAGACCAGCAGCGGGAGCCTGTCGGCGGACATCGTCGTCTCCGCCACCGGGCCGCTGTCCGACCCGAAGGTGCCGGACATCCCCGGGCTGGACTCCTTCCCGGGCAAGGTCTTCCACTCGGCCCGCTGGGACCACGACTACGACCTGCGCGGCAAGCGCGTCGCGATGGTGGGGACCGGGGCCTCGGCCATCCAGATC from Streptomyces chartreusis NRRL 3882 harbors:
- a CDS encoding MerR family transcriptional regulator, with amino-acid sequence MAEKREYRMEELARLAGITVRTLRFYRERKLIPPPRREGRIAWYDDHHLNRLRTITALLERGHTLSGIAELAEAFDHGRDVGDLLGVGGPTEEEPVHLTPEELADHFAGEATPENLAAAMELGYLGTDGDEIVHVSRRLLEVSSALVREGIPLAEVLGAAKQVRTHADALAELFTGLVLRHASEDDLPRLRPLARSVVEAELSLALDRRTPPSGRTPRSPARGRTTAPHVWPPAPRTP